From a region of the Methanolobus tindarius DSM 2278 genome:
- a CDS encoding winged helix-turn-helix domain-containing protein: MDEMCLSIGEAAGCVYKLLENGESNMANLKSHLKENGYDQQMTFMAIGWLSREDKICMAKNGNSWSLKLK; encoded by the coding sequence ATGGACGAAATGTGTTTAAGTATAGGTGAGGCAGCAGGTTGTGTTTACAAGCTGCTGGAGAACGGAGAATCCAATATGGCAAACCTGAAAAGCCACCTCAAGGAAAATGGATATGACCAGCAAATGACATTTATGGCTATTGGCTGGCTTTCAAGAGAAGACAAGATTTGCATGGCCAAGAATGGAAATTCATGGTCTTTAAAATTAAAATAG
- a CDS encoding glycosyltransferase family 4 protein, whose translation METMRIAMFSWESLHSAKVGGLAPHVTELSEQLAKLGHEVHIFTRSAWYRDYDEINGVHYQRCRFDESGDILTQMNNMCDAMFERFVRVSKEFGDFDVIHGHDWHPVNVLNRIKYELGKPYVMTYHSTEWGRNGNSHVNSQTANDVSHREWQGGFDSSQVIITSDNFKREVQDLYSIPDYKISIIPNGISPGKMEKEVDAGSVKKDYGIHPYAPVILFTGRMHYQKGPDMLVRAIPKVLDGNNWGAHFVFIGEGEMRPYCQDLANDLNIGNSCHFLGYSPDDVLKDWTNACDMTCVPSRNEPFGIVVLESWDATKAVVATDAVKIVDNFQNGVLSYRNPDSIAWGINYALDGLDSRTPSMGSNGKKLVKTKFSWDTIARNTVDVYSKI comes from the coding sequence ATGGAAACAATGAGAATTGCTATGTTCTCATGGGAGAGTCTCCATTCGGCAAAAGTCGGAGGCCTGGCACCCCATGTGACAGAGTTATCAGAGCAGCTTGCTAAATTAGGACATGAAGTGCACATCTTTACACGCAGTGCCTGGTACCGGGACTACGATGAAATAAATGGTGTTCATTACCAGAGATGCCGTTTTGACGAATCAGGAGATATACTGACTCAGATGAACAATATGTGTGATGCCATGTTTGAGCGTTTTGTCCGGGTTTCAAAGGAGTTCGGAGATTTTGATGTAATCCACGGCCATGACTGGCATCCTGTAAATGTGTTAAACCGCATTAAGTATGAGCTTGGAAAACCGTATGTAATGACATATCATAGCACTGAATGGGGAAGAAATGGAAATTCCCATGTAAACTCTCAGACAGCCAATGATGTTTCCCACAGGGAATGGCAGGGGGGGTTTGATAGCTCACAGGTAATCATTACTTCTGATAATTTCAAAAGGGAAGTTCAGGATCTTTATAGCATACCTGACTACAAGATTTCAATTATTCCAAATGGCATTTCCCCCGGGAAAATGGAAAAAGAGGTTGATGCCGGCTCTGTAAAAAAGGATTATGGCATACATCCTTACGCACCTGTGATACTTTTCACCGGCAGGATGCACTACCAGAAAGGACCGGATATGCTGGTCAGAGCCATTCCAAAAGTGCTTGACGGAAACAACTGGGGAGCTCACTTCGTATTCATTGGAGAAGGGGAAATGAGACCATATTGTCAGGATCTTGCAAACGATCTGAACATAGGTAATTCATGCCATTTCCTGGGCTATTCACCGGATGATGTTCTCAAAGACTGGACTAATGCATGTGACATGACATGTGTCCCAAGCAGAAACGAACCTTTCGGAATTGTGGTTCTTGAATCCTGGGATGCAACAAAAGCAGTTGTTGCAACCGATGCAGTAAAAATAGTTGATAATTTCCAGAATGGAGTCCTGAGTTACAGGAACCCCGACTCAATTGCATGGGGAATTAATTACGCCCTTGATGGCCTGGATTCACGAACACCCAGCATGGGTTCAAACGGAAAGAAACTTGTGAAAACTAAATTCAGCTGGGATACTATTGCAAGAAACACGGTTGACGTTTATAGCAAAATATAA
- a CDS encoding alpha-amylase family glycosyl hydrolase, giving the protein MGENIQSVKDINFDIQNDVFPSPSDWRDVFIYFLLVDRFDNNEEAIELCNHLSESGEPDISEGKKFQGGNIKGITRRLDYIRVLGANAVWLSPVFRNRQEMDESYHGYGIQDFLKVDERFGTLEDFQELVKEAHSRGMYVIQDIIINHTGDNWEYPGDNPYYYWKDAPGPFDFGKWRAFSKESGSKDGIGENDAVWPLEFQNSEYYKRRGQITDWNDNEQAVNGDFFTLKELDVRRSDVLDTLIKVYKYWIKETDIDGFRMDTVKHLESSSTAIFCNAIKEYAKSIGKHNFFIFGEIVGDDATIQKYIGRNSRIPGTNERFPSLDAALDFPLYFVLEEVIKGFSNPEVLRSRYEAFRNNYTDHGEAGRYFVTFVDNHDQMIRPYRRFMHGNSIHQQVVLAISYLLTSQGIPCIYYGTEQGFNGGGDDDAYIRECMFGGSWGAFGTQGYHFFNPENPIYCAISEVAGIRMSEPALRYGRQYFRPVSENGTDFYYPSSGKSILAYSRILDTIEILTVMNLDSESGENCIIIDSNLHRKGQKMTNLLCPGQQFIIEQSGETMFVKVELDAYSMLVLK; this is encoded by the coding sequence ATGGGAGAAAATATCCAATCTGTTAAAGACATAAATTTTGATATCCAAAATGATGTTTTTCCTTCTCCTTCCGACTGGAGAGATGTGTTTATTTATTTTTTACTTGTGGACAGGTTTGACAATAATGAAGAGGCTATAGAGCTTTGCAACCACTTATCTGAGTCAGGAGAACCTGATATTTCAGAAGGTAAAAAGTTCCAGGGTGGTAACATTAAAGGTATAACCAGAAGACTTGATTATATCAGAGTTCTTGGTGCAAATGCAGTCTGGCTCAGTCCTGTATTCAGAAACCGCCAGGAAATGGATGAAAGCTACCATGGATATGGAATACAGGATTTCCTGAAAGTGGACGAAAGATTCGGAACTCTTGAAGACTTTCAGGAACTCGTAAAAGAAGCCCATAGTCGGGGCATGTATGTAATTCAGGACATTATAATCAATCATACGGGAGACAACTGGGAATATCCCGGAGATAATCCTTATTATTACTGGAAAGATGCCCCAGGTCCTTTTGATTTTGGAAAATGGCGTGCTTTTTCTAAAGAATCAGGTTCAAAAGATGGTATCGGTGAGAATGATGCTGTCTGGCCGCTGGAATTTCAGAATTCTGAATACTATAAGAGAAGAGGCCAGATTACTGACTGGAACGACAACGAACAGGCAGTTAATGGAGATTTCTTCACGTTGAAGGAACTGGATGTGCGCAGGTCGGATGTCCTTGATACTCTAATTAAGGTCTACAAGTACTGGATAAAAGAAACCGACATAGATGGTTTCAGAATGGATACGGTGAAACACTTGGAATCCAGTTCCACAGCCATCTTCTGTAATGCAATAAAGGAATATGCCAAGTCTATCGGCAAGCATAATTTCTTCATTTTCGGGGAAATAGTGGGCGATGACGCGACAATACAGAAATATATAGGCCGTAACAGTCGTATTCCGGGAACCAACGAGCGTTTCCCGTCTCTGGATGCAGCTCTTGACTTTCCCCTTTATTTTGTGCTTGAGGAAGTTATTAAGGGCTTCAGTAATCCTGAAGTGCTCAGGAGCAGGTATGAAGCTTTCAGGAACAATTATACAGACCACGGTGAAGCAGGTCGTTATTTTGTGACATTTGTTGATAATCATGATCAGATGATAAGACCATACAGGCGTTTCATGCATGGAAACAGCATTCATCAGCAAGTTGTTCTTGCAATATCTTACCTACTGACAAGTCAGGGCATTCCATGCATATATTATGGGACAGAACAGGGATTCAATGGTGGTGGGGATGATGATGCATATATCCGTGAGTGTATGTTCGGTGGTAGTTGGGGAGCATTTGGAACACAAGGATATCATTTCTTTAATCCTGAAAATCCGATCTATTGCGCGATATCAGAAGTTGCAGGGATAAGAATGTCAGAACCTGCACTCAGATATGGTAGGCAGTATTTCAGACCAGTTTCAGAAAATGGCACAGATTTTTATTATCCATCCTCAGGAAAAAGCATACTGGCTTATTCACGGATACTTGATACAATTGAGATTCTCACTGTCATGAACCTTGATTCAGAATCAGGGGAAAATTGCATAATCATAGATAGCAATCTTCACAGAAAAGGCCAGAAAATGACTAATTTGCTTTGTCCCGGACAGCAATTCATAATTGAACAGTCAGGTGAAACAATGTTTGTAAAAGTAGAGCTTGATGCTTATTCCATGCTTGTTCTAAAATAA
- a CDS encoding amylo-alpha-1,6-glucosidase produces MMFSDYHEGTAKEWLITNGLGGYASSTVIGTNTRKYHGLLVASMNPPVERVVLLSSLDEELYTEDGVHKLAVHRYPGTIYPNGNEYLKSFSVKTMPDFLYNAGGLTIRKRILMLNGENTTIVKYDIENPKKKQAFFKILPLVNSRSIHNLTRASDIFFTQESKKNNTLIKASNLQFGLVSDLRYQADEHWYYDFEYGVEISRGYPYHEDNFNPGYFELEINEKHCSCFVIASTESAESLKKTDLQTIEELISKEEKRIRDIANKGENDSFLQKLLIAGDSFIVNRKSTGARSIIAGYHWFGDWGRDTMISLPGLTLVTGRFDDAKSILSTFSSNCRRGLIPNLFPENPADSPVYNTVDASLWFVHAAGKYLDYTGDLEFIGKIWPTIMEIIDNYRKGTDYEIRMDDDGLIEHSGQLTWMDAKIGNWEVTPRKGKACEINALWYNALVYAAEMGEKLGRDVSGLRTTAGITAESFREKFHNIEKNCLYDCISGHGENWKDASIRPNQVFAVSLTHTMLPYELEKGIMDIVTEELLTPFGLRTLSPADSRYTGFYRGTTEERDAAYHNGTVWPWLLGPYITAYARVYKDRTETKDKLRDLLRDIEEHQYEACIGGISEVFDGNWPHKPNGCVSQAWSVAEIIRCYVESI; encoded by the coding sequence ATGATGTTTTCAGATTATCATGAGGGAACAGCAAAGGAATGGCTAATTACCAACGGCCTTGGTGGATATGCTTCTTCCACTGTGATAGGGACAAATACACGAAAGTACCACGGACTACTGGTCGCTTCCATGAATCCACCGGTAGAGAGAGTTGTTCTGCTATCATCCCTTGATGAAGAATTATATACTGAAGATGGTGTTCACAAACTAGCTGTTCACAGGTATCCTGGCACAATTTATCCGAATGGGAATGAGTACCTGAAAAGCTTTAGTGTGAAAACTATGCCGGATTTTCTTTACAATGCCGGCGGACTGACAATCAGAAAACGTATTCTGATGCTAAATGGTGAGAATACTACAATTGTGAAATATGATATTGAAAATCCTAAAAAAAAGCAGGCTTTTTTTAAAATACTTCCCCTGGTTAACAGCAGGTCAATACATAATCTCACCAGGGCTTCTGATATCTTCTTTACTCAGGAATCTAAAAAAAACAATACATTAATTAAGGCTTCGAATCTGCAATTTGGCCTTGTATCAGATTTGCGATACCAGGCAGATGAACACTGGTATTATGATTTTGAATATGGAGTTGAGATTTCAAGGGGATATCCTTACCACGAAGATAATTTTAATCCCGGTTATTTTGAACTCGAAATTAATGAGAAACATTGCTCATGTTTTGTGATTGCAAGTACAGAATCCGCAGAAAGCCTGAAAAAAACAGACCTGCAGACAATTGAGGAATTGATAAGCAAGGAAGAAAAAAGGATTCGGGACATTGCAAATAAAGGTGAGAACGACAGCTTTTTGCAAAAACTGCTGATTGCAGGCGACTCTTTTATTGTTAACAGGAAAAGCACAGGTGCAAGATCCATTATTGCAGGTTATCACTGGTTCGGCGACTGGGGAAGAGATACCATGATATCATTGCCCGGCCTGACACTTGTAACCGGACGCTTTGATGATGCAAAGTCTATACTCTCCACTTTTTCGTCCAATTGCAGACGCGGGCTTATACCTAATCTTTTCCCTGAAAATCCTGCCGATTCACCTGTTTACAACACCGTAGATGCTTCTTTGTGGTTTGTTCATGCTGCTGGAAAATATCTGGATTATACCGGGGATCTTGAATTTATCGGGAAAATCTGGCCGACTATAATGGAGATTATTGATAATTACCGCAAGGGTACAGACTATGAAATCAGGATGGATGATGACGGACTGATAGAACATTCAGGCCAGCTCACATGGATGGATGCAAAAATCGGCAACTGGGAAGTTACTCCAAGAAAAGGGAAGGCCTGCGAGATTAATGCACTCTGGTATAACGCACTTGTCTATGCTGCAGAAATGGGAGAGAAACTTGGCAGGGATGTATCAGGTCTTAGAACAACTGCTGGAATCACGGCTGAAAGTTTCAGGGAGAAATTCCATAATATTGAAAAAAACTGTCTTTATGACTGCATTTCAGGTCATGGTGAGAACTGGAAAGATGCTTCCATAAGACCAAATCAGGTTTTTGCTGTTTCCCTTACACATACTATGCTCCCGTATGAACTTGAAAAGGGAATTATGGATATAGTTACTGAAGAACTTCTTACTCCTTTTGGACTGAGGACACTGTCACCTGCTGACAGCAGGTATACTGGTTTTTACCGGGGAACTACTGAAGAGAGGGATGCAGCTTACCATAATGGAACTGTCTGGCCGTGGTTACTTGGACCTTATATTACAGCATATGCAAGAGTCTACAAAGACAGGACTGAGACTAAGGATAAACTTCGGGATTTGCTCAGAGATATTGAGGAACACCAGTATGAGGCCTGTATTGGTGGAATATCTGAGGTGTTTGATGGTAACTGGCCTCATAAACCCAATGGATGTGTTTCACAGGCCTGGAGTGTGGCTGAAATCATACGTTGTTATGTTGAGTCTATATAG
- a CDS encoding S-layer protein domain-containing protein — translation MMKMENKSVKSLAFKPMLLLVAVVLLTSTAVAANNSTGNRIWDADENLSLEYTWTALTYSGFYYDLDSGVGSETLTITLDSDSDRSIGDGDLEYATTPIDTEFEQDDWGSYQVIGFMAERYFAGYTDDTEFADDSVSLISDGILAKVLLDDDDEVSLYSGSSLILEEGYELEVVEVDLNGDSVMVTLSQDGDEIDTSIVSADDDYVYEKEIGTDDEVPIIAVHFNNIFQGTETNAVFVEGVFQISEDYVEIESGDSFGKMEVQTLSSDEITMENSDGISLGRGDTVTIMGKLKFIVADDNTLRFGPVLDMSDPGTYELRGTVAEDEELTWTPLNFEGFYYNIDEGVGTESLEIKDLGGRTIDDGDLVYRSVPLDVSFEHDDWGDFQVVGFMAEKYFAGYPDNEFTDDVSLLSDGKLSKVLIDDDSQTSLYSGSSLILEEGYELAVVEVDTNGDSVMINLLQDGDEVDTGIVSSDDDYVYEKDIGSVDDVPIIVIHFDEIFQGTETNAVFIEGIFQISEDLVEVEDNEKFGEMEVTSFSSDEIVLKNEDSITLSRGNIIDIMGDIAFNVADSGDVRYYPFVEVSTEPTESLSIEIESVIEEDEEIEIEVTSRGAAVSGATVMFGDDEAGTTGTDGTISYTPGTAGTFTVTAEKDGYVSASEKVEVISSDDATRKLIIEVSPESVVEEDSITITVMTAIGGDAIEDVQLYYDNNLIGSTGADGTLSYTVKEAGMHKLETSASSYLDAELNLEVLALEAKFTYSNLQVSPILVKTGEDVTVTVDVTNTGTATGDKNVELMINGTTVDSQSVSLDAGESTSLTFIVSEEEAGTYEVQVGSSTASFDVEKSSIPGPGILVSVMAFIAVAMLIRRKENK, via the coding sequence ATGATGAAAATGGAAAATAAATCAGTAAAGAGCTTGGCTTTTAAGCCTATGTTATTGCTGGTTGCAGTGGTTTTATTAACAAGCACTGCAGTGGCAGCAAATAACAGCACAGGAAACAGAATATGGGATGCAGATGAAAATCTCTCCCTTGAATATACATGGACAGCACTAACTTATTCAGGATTCTACTATGACCTTGACTCAGGTGTCGGGTCAGAAACACTCACCATCACACTTGACAGCGATAGTGACAGAAGCATTGGAGATGGTGACCTTGAATATGCAACAACCCCTATTGACACTGAATTTGAACAGGATGACTGGGGTTCATACCAGGTTATCGGATTTATGGCAGAGAGATACTTTGCAGGCTACACCGATGACACTGAATTTGCAGATGACAGTGTCAGCCTTATATCAGACGGAATTCTGGCAAAGGTACTGCTTGACGATGATGATGAAGTTTCACTTTATTCAGGATCCTCACTCATACTTGAAGAAGGATATGAGCTTGAAGTTGTTGAAGTCGATCTTAATGGTGACAGTGTCATGGTAACACTCTCACAGGACGGAGACGAAATTGATACAAGTATTGTATCTGCAGATGACGATTATGTATATGAGAAGGAAATTGGCACTGATGATGAAGTTCCAATAATTGCAGTACACTTTAACAACATTTTCCAGGGTACCGAAACAAACGCAGTGTTTGTTGAGGGAGTTTTCCAGATATCTGAAGACTATGTGGAAATCGAATCAGGAGATTCTTTTGGAAAGATGGAAGTCCAGACCTTAAGTTCTGACGAGATAACGATGGAGAACTCTGATGGTATTTCACTAGGAAGAGGGGACACAGTCACCATAATGGGTAAACTGAAATTCATTGTTGCAGACGACAATACCCTGAGATTTGGACCTGTACTTGATATGTCCGACCCGGGAACCTACGAACTCAGGGGTACAGTGGCAGAGGATGAAGAACTTACCTGGACTCCACTGAACTTTGAAGGTTTCTACTACAACATTGATGAAGGCGTTGGAACCGAATCCCTTGAGATCAAAGACCTTGGTGGAAGGACAATAGATGATGGTGACCTTGTTTACAGGAGTGTACCACTTGACGTAAGTTTTGAGCATGACGACTGGGGAGACTTCCAGGTTGTCGGTTTCATGGCAGAGAAATATTTTGCCGGATATCCTGACAATGAGTTTACCGATGATGTAAGCCTGCTTTCCGATGGTAAGCTCTCAAAAGTACTCATTGACGATGACAGTCAGACCTCACTTTATTCCGGTTCTTCATTGATACTGGAAGAAGGATATGAGCTTGCTGTTGTGGAAGTTGATACCAATGGTGATAGTGTAATGATAAATCTCCTGCAGGACGGAGATGAAGTTGACACCGGAATCGTATCTTCTGATGATGATTACGTCTATGAGAAAGACATTGGTTCTGTAGATGATGTACCAATCATTGTTATTCACTTTGATGAGATATTCCAGGGTACCGAAACAAATGCGGTATTTATTGAAGGTATCTTCCAGATATCAGAAGACCTTGTAGAAGTAGAAGATAACGAGAAATTCGGTGAGATGGAAGTTACAAGTTTCTCATCAGATGAGATTGTCCTGAAGAACGAAGATTCGATTACACTCTCAAGAGGAAACATCATCGATATCATGGGAGATATCGCATTCAACGTAGCAGATTCAGGTGATGTACGCTACTATCCTTTCGTGGAAGTTTCCACTGAACCAACAGAATCTCTTTCCATTGAAATCGAATCTGTGATAGAAGAAGATGAAGAAATAGAGATAGAAGTTACATCCAGAGGTGCTGCAGTAAGTGGTGCTACCGTAATGTTTGGTGACGATGAAGCTGGAACCACAGGAACTGACGGAACAATTTCTTACACTCCTGGAACTGCAGGTACCTTTACAGTTACTGCTGAAAAGGACGGATATGTTTCCGCCAGTGAAAAAGTTGAGGTAATCTCTTCGGATGACGCTACAAGGAAGCTAATCATTGAAGTTTCACCTGAGAGTGTTGTAGAAGAAGACAGCATCACAATAACAGTTATGACTGCAATTGGCGGTGACGCCATTGAGGATGTACAGCTCTACTATGATAACAATCTCATTGGAAGCACTGGTGCAGACGGTACTCTTAGCTACACAGTGAAGGAAGCAGGAATGCACAAACTTGAAACTTCAGCCTCCAGTTATCTTGATGCAGAACTGAATCTTGAGGTTCTTGCCCTGGAAGCAAAGTTCACATACTCAAATCTTCAGGTAAGCCCGATACTTGTGAAGACAGGTGAAGATGTCACTGTAACTGTGGATGTAACAAACACAGGAACAGCAACAGGTGACAAGAATGTTGAGCTTATGATCAATGGAACAACTGTAGATTCACAGAGTGTCTCACTTGATGCAGGAGAATCAACTTCTTTGACATTCATAGTCTCTGAAGAGGAAGCTGGAACCTATGAAGTTCAGGTTGGCAGTTCTACAGCAAGTTTTGATGTTGAAAAGAGTTCCATTCCAGGACCTGGAATTCTTGTATCTGTAATGGCATTCATTGCTGTTGCAATGCTAATACGCAGGAAAGAAAACAAATAA
- a CDS encoding zinc ribbon domain-containing protein translates to MNSTKMNSMDMKSMDMEDMENMDMMDMENMNLCQSCGMPMKEHMDFGTNEDGSMNNTYCTHCYQKGDFTEPDMCMDDMINKCTHMMTEMEKMSEKDAKEMNMRLIPTLKRWMMGKM, encoded by the coding sequence ATGAATTCAACAAAAATGAACTCAATGGATATGAAATCCATGGACATGGAAGATATGGAAAATATGGATATGATGGACATGGAAAACATGAATTTGTGCCAGAGCTGCGGAATGCCAATGAAAGAACATATGGACTTTGGAACCAATGAAGATGGTTCTATGAATAATACCTATTGTACCCATTGTTATCAGAAAGGAGATTTCACTGAGCCTGATATGTGCATGGATGACATGATCAACAAATGCACACACATGATGACTGAAATGGAAAAGATGTCTGAAAAAGATGCAAAAGAAATGAATATGAGATTAATTCCCACGCTTAAGAGGTGGATGATGGGAAAAATGTAA
- a CDS encoding DUF2149 domain-containing protein has translation MRRSRNDRRKQIYEDEEQNPLTGVANLFDIAMVFSVALLVALVMSYQLPELLSPTENITIVKNPGEKNMEMIIKEAGEPVQVLDMSENKGTGTGEYLGSAYRLPDGTIVYVPNDGNSTGV, from the coding sequence GTGAGACGCAGCAGAAATGATCGCAGAAAGCAGATCTATGAGGATGAGGAACAAAATCCTCTCACAGGTGTTGCAAATCTTTTTGACATTGCAATGGTATTTTCTGTTGCACTTCTGGTGGCGCTTGTGATGTCCTATCAGCTTCCGGAACTTTTGAGTCCTACAGAAAACATAACCATTGTTAAAAATCCAGGGGAAAAGAACATGGAAATGATAATTAAAGAAGCAGGTGAACCAGTCCAGGTGCTTGATATGAGCGAGAACAAAGGAACTGGAACCGGAGAATACCTTGGTTCTGCTTACAGGTTGCCGGATGGTACCATTGTATATGTTCCAAATGATGGAAATTCAACTGGTGTCTGA
- a CDS encoding APC family permease — MGQYKSGSLTLTGAVSLGTGVMIGAGIFALLGQVAELAGQCFPAAFVIGAVVAAFSSYAYIKTSNAYHSAGGIAMYLKKAYGKTVITGFSALLMAFSMVINESLVARTFGTYTLQLFDIQQGSFLIPVLGVILLVFAFIVNISGNDVIEKISFSMALIKIGGIAVFGIVGLWIADFSFSQTSADVSAFSPMGFLAAIALSVLAYKGFTTITNSGSEVEEPHKNVGRAIIISLLICTILYLLVSLAVSGSLSIAEISQARDFALAEAARPVFGSFGLWFTVLLAIIATVSGIIASVFAVSRMLAMLTEMELVPHSHFGMPGTVQQHTLVYTIVIAIILTIFLDLSRIASLGAIFYLVMDIILQWGILRNLRKDVKANSLIISIAIFLDSIVLCSLVLFKASSDSMLIALAFTIMIFLYIAEKWFLKSNGTSESN; from the coding sequence TTGGGTCAATATAAATCTGGGAGTTTAACGCTGACAGGCGCAGTTTCACTTGGAACAGGCGTTATGATAGGCGCAGGTATATTTGCACTTCTGGGACAGGTTGCTGAACTTGCAGGGCAATGTTTTCCCGCAGCATTTGTAATTGGTGCGGTTGTTGCAGCATTTAGCTCGTATGCTTACATTAAAACATCAAATGCTTATCATTCCGCCGGAGGGATTGCAATGTATTTGAAAAAAGCCTATGGTAAAACCGTGATTACAGGCTTTAGTGCGCTACTCATGGCATTTTCCATGGTTATCAACGAAAGTCTTGTTGCACGTACTTTTGGTACATATACGTTACAGTTGTTTGATATTCAGCAAGGAAGTTTTTTAATTCCTGTTTTAGGTGTCATTCTATTGGTTTTTGCATTTATTGTTAACATTTCAGGCAATGATGTCATTGAAAAAATATCATTTAGCATGGCTTTAATCAAAATAGGGGGAATTGCTGTTTTTGGAATAGTCGGTCTGTGGATTGCAGATTTTTCCTTTTCACAAACGTCAGCAGATGTGTCGGCCTTTTCTCCAATGGGATTTCTGGCAGCAATTGCACTTTCCGTTCTTGCTTATAAAGGGTTTACGACCATTACCAACAGTGGTTCTGAAGTAGAGGAACCGCATAAAAATGTGGGAAGGGCAATAATTATATCTCTTTTAATATGCACAATACTTTATCTTTTAGTTTCACTTGCGGTTTCAGGAAGCCTTAGTATTGCTGAAATATCACAGGCAAGAGATTTTGCACTTGCAGAAGCAGCAAGACCTGTCTTTGGCAGCTTTGGCCTGTGGTTTACCGTGTTATTAGCCATAATTGCTACTGTTTCCGGTATTATTGCCAGTGTTTTTGCAGTCTCAAGGATGCTTGCAATGCTAACAGAAATGGAACTTGTTCCACACAGTCATTTTGGTATGCCGGGGACCGTCCAGCAACATACTCTGGTCTATACAATAGTGATTGCTATTATTCTGACAATATTCCTTGATCTTAGTCGTATAGCCTCTCTGGGAGCTATTTTCTATCTTGTAATGGACATAATTCTGCAATGGGGTATTTTGCGTAATTTGCGTAAGGATGTTAAAGCAAATTCCCTGATAATAAGTATAGCAATATTCCTTGATTCCATTGTACTATGTTCACTGGTTCTGTTCAAGGCATCATCTGATAGTATGCTAATTGCACTCGCATTCACAATAATGATTTTTCTGTATATAGCTGAAAAATGGTTCCTTAAGTCAAATGGTACATCTGAATCAAATTAG
- a CDS encoding MotA/TolQ/ExbB proton channel family protein, giving the protein MDITSYIFDILYIFSSTLLYPVIITLILLAVYSLILIGEFVSELLKRKRDTEKLELCCSSTRKHMLSKDYEKAASSLRLIKQNFLVKSFALSAAYHIEKGNLLSLEWIVQEYEIKMAKRLEQTRIVATISPMVGLMGTLIPLGPALIGLSQGNIEELANNLMIAFATTVIGLFAGSIGYVLTQIRKRWYWQDMADIDYILDTLEAKE; this is encoded by the coding sequence ATGGACATCACTTCCTACATCTTCGATATACTCTACATATTCTCTTCAACACTTTTGTACCCGGTGATAATAACACTGATACTGCTTGCTGTTTATTCACTGATACTCATTGGAGAGTTTGTTTCAGAATTGCTGAAACGAAAACGCGATACAGAAAAACTTGAACTCTGCTGCAGCAGTACTCGTAAACATATGCTTAGTAAAGATTACGAAAAAGCTGCAAGTTCTCTCAGACTCATCAAACAAAATTTCCTTGTGAAAAGCTTTGCATTAAGTGCTGCTTATCATATAGAAAAAGGAAATCTCCTGTCACTTGAGTGGATAGTCCAGGAATACGAAATAAAGATGGCAAAAAGACTGGAACAGACCAGAATTGTTGCAACGATATCACCAATGGTAGGACTCATGGGAACCCTGATTCCGCTTGGACCGGCACTTATAGGCCTTTCACAGGGAAACATCGAGGAACTGGCCAACAACCTGATGATAGCATTCGCAACAACTGTTATCGGACTTTTTGCAGGCAGTATCGGATATGTGCTCACACAGATCAGGAAAAGATGGTATTGGCAGGATATGGCAGATATTGATTACATTCTTGACACCCTGGAGGCTAAAGAGTGA